In one window of Hyla sarda isolate aHylSar1 chromosome 1, aHylSar1.hap1, whole genome shotgun sequence DNA:
- the LOC130277227 gene encoding uncharacterized protein LOC130277227, with the protein MEDLASTGDTDELGGKVFERTRDDDKLAPSVEDTLFLEIMDREVFRDKSGSWVAPLPFRSPRHRLPDNKVQAEKRFTSLQHMLQRKPNMKKHFQAFMQKIFDNDQAERAPPLQENQEHWYLPIFGVYHPQKPGQIRVVFDSSAKHKGISLNDVLLSGPDLNNTLLGVLIRFRKELIAVTADVQQMFYCFLVREDHRDYLRFLWYTDNDFNKEITEYRMKVHVFGNSPSPAVAIYNLRRAAQQGERHGQEATQFVMKNFYVDDGLASFSNNEEAINVLKSTREMLAESNIRLNKVASNSNRVMEAFPMEDRAKDLKDLDLGTESPPLQRSLGISWDLKTDSFTFRVSREEKPFTKRGVLSTVNSLYDPLGFVAPIIMQGKALLRQITTEQEQSDWDIPLPEEKEMQWKLWKDSLLELEQLNIPRPYVSVSLSATKRREICIFSDASTMAIASVAYLRVIDTEGQSYVGFLMGKSKLAPRPAHTVPRLELCAAVLAVEMADMITTELDIEIHAINFYTDSKIVLGYIHNASRRFYTYVANRVTRIRKSTSPEQWHYISTDKNPADHGTRLVPAAALKQTNWFVGPSFLRKPETKENTQVETFQLIEPDQDKEVRPQVTVCRTIVTRDSLGAHRFERFSSWKSLTRAIGKLICLARSSCRATNTDQHSNDHLEQAKVTIIRCIQQEVFKEEIQSLMKKEEISRHNTLKKLNPILDEDGVLRIGGRLSAADTTIQERHPFIIPKNHHIALLLVRHYHEQVAHQGRHFTEGAVRSAGLWIIGGKRLVSSVISKCVTCKKIRGKLEVQKMSNLPADRLSSDPPFTHVGLDVFGPWNISSRKTRGGSAESKRWAVLFSCLSTRAVHIEVIESLSTSSFINALRRFFSIRGPAKLIRSDRGTNFIGACKELKIISTDSETGSYLQNQGCTWTFNPPHASHMGGAWERMIGVARRILDAMLLKVGSTRLTHEALTTLMAEVMAIMNARPLVPVSTDPEMPAVLTPAMLLTQKMEPVTAPTGDFDLKDLYTKQWKQVQSLADIFWKRWRQEYLVTLQPRKKWQDDKPNLQVGDVVLLKDSQAHRNEWPIGLIVGTDPSSDARVRKVEVRIVRQGIPKVYARPISEVVLLLSKG; encoded by the coding sequence atggaagacttagcctcaactggagatacagatgaactgggcggtaaggtgtttgaaagaacacgagatgacgacaagctagcaccctctgtggaagatactctcttccttgagatcatggacagagaagtctttagagacaaatcaggcagctgggtagcccctctacccttccggtcaccacgccatcgccttcctgacaacaaggtacaagcagagaaacgcttcacctcgttgcagcacatgctacaaagaaagccaaatatgaagaaacacttccaagccttcatgcagaagatctttgataacgatcaagctgaaagggcaccaccactacaagagaaccaagaacactggtacttaccaatatttggggtgtaccatcctcagaaaccaggccagatacgcgtagtatttgactctagtgcgaagcacaaaggcatctcactaaatgatgtccttctcagcggacctgacctgaacaatacactccttggagtactcatcaggttcagaaaagaactcatagcagtgacagcagacgtacaacagatgttctactgtttccttgttcgtgaagatcacagagactacttaaGGTTCCTGTGGTATACAGACAACgactttaacaaagaaatcacagagtacaggatgaaggtacatgtgtttggaaacagcccttctccagctgtagctatctacaacctgagacgagcagcacagcaaggtgaaagacatggtcaagaagccacacagttcgtcatgaagaacttctacgtagatgatggacttgcttctttctccaacaacgaagaagctatcaacgtcctgaaaagtacaagagaaatgttggcagaatccaacataagactgaacaaggtagcttccaacagcaacagagtcatggaagcatttccaatggaagaccgtgctaaagacctcaaagacttggatctaggaacagaatcaccacccttgcaaagaagtcttgggattagttgggacctgaagactgacagtttcaccttcagggtctccagagaagagaagccattcacaaaaagaggtgtcctatctacagtcaacagtctttacgaccccctggggttcgtagcacccatcatcatgcaaggcaaagctcttttgagacagatcactactgagcaagaacaaagtgactgggacatacctctacctgaagagaaggaaatgcagtggaagttgtggaaagactcattgttagagcttgaacaactcaacatccctagaccatacgtatctgtttccttgtctgctacaaagagaagagaaatatgcatattctctgacgcctccactatggctatcgcatctgtcgcctaccttagggtaatagacactgagggacaaagctatgtcgggttcctcatgggaaaatctaagctggctcccagaccggctcacactgtcccacgtctagaactttgtgctgctgtcttagctgtggaaatggcagacatgattacaacagaactggacatcgagatccatgcaattaacttttatacagacagcaagattgtgttaggatatattcacaatgcttcaagaagattttatacatacgtggccaacagagtgacacgtatcagaaagtctacaagtccagaacagtggcatTACATCAGCACTGACAAGAACCCCGCTGATCATGGGACAAGACTAGTGCCAGCCGCTGCGCTCAAGCAAACTAACTGGTTTGTAGGTCCATCCTTTCTTCGTAAAccagaaaccaaagaaaatactcaggtagagacctttcagctcatagaaccagatcaagacaaagagGTAAGACCTCAAGTGACAGTTTGTAGGACTATAGTTACAAGAGACAGTCTGGGCGCTCATAGATTTGAAAGGTTTTCCAGCTGGAAGTCGCTGACCCGTGCAATCGGAAAACTTATCTGTCTAGCCAGATCCTCCTGCAGAGCTACCAATACTGATCAGCATAGCAATGACCACCTTGAACAAGCCAAGGTCACGATCATCAGATGCATCCAGCAGGaagtctttaaagaagaaatccaaagCCTTATGAAAAAGGAAGAGATTTCTCGACACAATACGCTAAAGAAGTTGAACCCTATCCTCGACGAAGATGGAGTGTTAAGAATTGGAGGTCGCTTGTCGGCAGCAGATACAACTATCCAAGAGAGACATCCCTTCATCATACCCAAAAATCATCACATCGCTCTTCTTCTGGTGAGACATTATCACGAGCAAGTCGCACATCAAGGTCGACACTTCACTGAAGGAGCGGTACGGTCAGCAGGGTTGTGGATCATAGGAGGTAAGAGACTAGTCTCCAGTGTGATCAGCAAATGCGTGACCTGCAAGAAGATTAGAGGGAAACTTGAAGTTCAGAAGATGTCAAACTTACCTGCGGACAGACTTTCTTCAGATCCTCCATTCACTCACGTAGGTCTAGACGTTTTTGGCCCTTGGAACATCTCTTCTCGCAAGACCAGAGGAGGCAGTGCCGAGAGTAAACGTTGGGCTGTTCTGTTCTCCTGCCTGAGTACCAGAGCAGTTCACATTGAAGTGATTGAATCTTTATCCACTTCAAGTTTCATCAATGCCTTGAGAAGATTCTTCTCTATCCGAGGACCAGCAAAATTGATTCGTTCAGACCGTGGCACAAACTTTATTGGGGCTTGCAAAGAGTTGAAGATCATTTCTACAGACTCTGAAACAGGTTCCTATCTTCAAAACCAAGGATGCACTTGGACTTTTAATCCTCCTCACGCATCGCATATGGGAGGAGCCTGGGAGAGGATGATAGGAGTAGCTCGTCGCATTCTGGATGCCATGCTCCTGAAGGTTGGGTCTACTCGCCTCACACATGAAGCTTTGACTACGCTAATGGCTGAAGTCATGGCCATTATGAACGCCAGACCTTTGGTTCCAGTGTCCACAGATCCGGAGATGCCGGCAGTCTTGACACCTGCAATGCTGTTGACTCAGAAGATGGAACCAGTGACAGCCCCCACAGGAGACTTTGACCTCAAGGACTTGTACACCAAGCAATGGAAACAAGTTCAAAGTCTTGCGGACATTTTCTGGAAGAGATGGAGACAGGAATACCTGGTGACACTCCAGCCACGCAAGAAATGGCAAGATGACAAGCCCAATTTACAAGTTGGAGACGTTGTTTTACTGAAAGACTCTCAGGCCCACAGGAACGAGTGgcctattggactcattgtggggactgatcctagtagtgatgctagagttagaaaggttgaagttaggattgttagacagggcattcccaaagtgtatgcaaggccaatttctgaagtagttttactcctgtccaagggttag